Proteins encoded together in one Dechloromonas sp. HYN0024 window:
- the zapE gene encoding cell division protein ZapE — protein MPHKKLNVAAQGMLDAYQNLLDARGYMADAAQMTAANALQNLYGNLLAFKVNRRSTFKRLLSPPTPPKGIYFWGGVGRGKSFLMDCFYDSVPYRRKKRLHFHSFMQQIHRDLDKYKGEPDPMLRLAEAIAKDVRLLCFDEFHVSDIADAMILGRLLDGLFANGVIVVMTSNYPPDMLYPNGLHRESFLPAIALLKKNLDVYEVDSGVDYRLRALEQVEIFHHPADLAAEAKMLDYFRMVAGEEGKKGGQIEVLGRNIDTVRRGHGVIWFDFQTLCGGPRSQNDYLEISRAYHTVLLSHVPKMTTHQASEARRFTWLVDVFYDNKVKLIITADCAADDLYTEGTQASEFKRTVSRLTEMNSREYLALPHIVAP, from the coding sequence ATGCCGCATAAGAAACTTAATGTCGCTGCTCAGGGCATGCTCGACGCCTACCAGAACTTGCTCGATGCCCGCGGCTACATGGCCGATGCCGCCCAGATGACGGCCGCCAATGCGCTGCAGAACCTGTACGGCAATCTCCTCGCCTTCAAGGTCAACCGGCGCAGTACCTTCAAGCGCCTGCTATCGCCCCCGACCCCGCCGAAAGGCATCTATTTCTGGGGTGGCGTCGGGCGCGGCAAGAGTTTTCTTATGGACTGCTTCTACGACTCGGTCCCCTATCGCCGGAAGAAGCGCCTGCATTTCCATTCCTTCATGCAGCAGATCCACCGCGATCTCGATAAATACAAGGGTGAGCCCGACCCCATGCTGCGCCTGGCCGAAGCCATCGCCAAGGATGTCCGCCTGCTCTGTTTCGACGAGTTCCATGTCTCCGATATCGCCGATGCCATGATTCTCGGTCGCCTGCTCGATGGCTTGTTCGCCAACGGCGTCATTGTGGTCATGACGTCGAACTATCCGCCCGACATGCTCTATCCGAATGGCCTGCACCGGGAAAGTTTCCTCCCGGCCATTGCCTTGCTGAAAAAGAATCTCGATGTCTACGAGGTTGATTCCGGTGTTGATTACCGCCTGCGGGCGCTTGAGCAGGTCGAAATCTTTCACCATCCGGCAGACCTGGCGGCAGAAGCAAAAATGCTCGACTATTTCCGCATGGTGGCTGGCGAAGAAGGCAAGAAGGGTGGCCAGATCGAGGTGCTCGGACGCAATATCGACACCGTCCGCCGTGGCCACGGTGTCATCTGGTTCGATTTTCAGACCCTGTGCGGCGGCCCCCGTTCGCAGAACGACTACCTCGAAATTTCCCGCGCCTACCATACGGTTTTGCTCTCGCATGTTCCGAAAATGACCACCCACCAGGCTTCGGAAGCGCGCCGCTTTACCTGGCTGGTCGATGTTTTCTACGACAACAAGGTCAAATTGATCATCACTGCTGACTGCGCCGCTGACGATCTGTATACCGAAGGTACCCAGGCCAGCGAATTCAAGCGTACAGTCAGTCGCCTGACCGAAATGAATTCGCGCGAATATCTGGCCCTGCCGCATATTGTCGCGCCCTGA
- the lpdA gene encoding dihydrolipoyl dehydrogenase, translated as MSQQFDVLVIGGGPGGYIAAIRASQLGFTAACAESNPYADPKGEPRLGGTCLNVGCIPSKALLHTSHLFEEANHSFEAQGIKVGKATIDVPVMKARKDGVVNQLTSGIKMLLKKNKVTFLAGHGSFVGKEGDYWKVKVGAEEVLAKQVIVATGSKARHLPNLPVDQKIVMDNEGALNQESVPKKLAIIGAGVIGLEMGSVWRRVGSEVTVLEAMPDFLAAADVDVAKEALKLFTKQGLNIQMGVKIGDIKATKKSVSIAYTDKDGKAQKLDADRLIVSIGRLPNTDGLNADGVGLKLDARGFVEVDGHCKTNLPGVWAIGDVVRGPMLAHKAHEEGVMVAELMAGQAGHCNFDTIPWVIYTSPEIAWVGKTEQQLKAEGVAYKAGKVPFLANGRALGMGDPSGFVKMLACKETDRILGVHIIGANASEIIAEAVVAMEFGGASEDLARICHAHPTLSETVHEAALACDKRTLNF; from the coding sequence ATGTCTCAGCAATTTGACGTGCTCGTTATCGGTGGCGGTCCTGGCGGTTACATCGCTGCCATTCGCGCCTCGCAACTCGGCTTCACGGCCGCCTGCGCCGAATCCAATCCCTATGCCGACCCCAAGGGCGAGCCGCGTCTCGGCGGCACCTGCCTGAACGTCGGTTGTATTCCGTCCAAGGCACTGCTGCACACCTCACACCTGTTCGAGGAAGCCAACCATAGCTTCGAAGCGCAGGGCATCAAGGTCGGCAAGGCCACCATCGACGTGCCGGTCATGAAGGCGCGCAAGGATGGCGTGGTCAATCAGCTGACCTCGGGCATCAAGATGCTGCTCAAGAAAAACAAGGTTACTTTCCTGGCCGGTCATGGTTCCTTCGTCGGCAAGGAAGGCGACTACTGGAAGGTCAAGGTTGGCGCCGAAGAAGTGCTGGCCAAGCAGGTCATCGTCGCCACCGGCTCCAAGGCCCGTCACCTGCCGAACCTGCCGGTTGACCAGAAGATCGTCATGGACAACGAAGGTGCCCTGAATCAGGAATCAGTGCCGAAGAAGCTGGCCATCATCGGTGCCGGCGTCATTGGTCTGGAAATGGGTTCGGTCTGGCGTCGTGTTGGTTCCGAAGTCACCGTTCTTGAAGCCATGCCGGATTTCCTGGCTGCCGCCGATGTCGACGTCGCCAAGGAAGCCCTCAAGCTGTTCACCAAGCAGGGCCTCAATATCCAGATGGGCGTCAAGATTGGCGACATCAAGGCAACCAAGAAATCGGTTTCCATCGCCTACACCGACAAGGATGGCAAGGCGCAGAAGCTCGATGCCGATCGCCTGATCGTCTCCATCGGCCGCCTCCCCAACACCGACGGCCTCAATGCCGACGGCGTCGGCCTCAAGCTCGATGCGCGTGGTTTCGTCGAAGTCGACGGCCACTGCAAGACCAATTTGCCGGGTGTCTGGGCAATTGGTGACGTCGTGCGTGGTCCGATGCTGGCCCACAAGGCGCATGAAGAAGGTGTGATGGTTGCCGAACTGATGGCAGGCCAGGCTGGCCACTGCAATTTCGATACCATTCCCTGGGTCATCTACACCTCGCCGGAAATCGCCTGGGTCGGCAAGACCGAGCAGCAGCTCAAGGCCGAAGGCGTTGCCTACAAGGCGGGCAAGGTGCCCTTCCTGGCCAATGGCCGGGCGCTGGGCATGGGCGATCCGTCCGGCTTCGTCAAGATGCTGGCCTGTAAGGAAACCGACCGTATCCTCGGCGTGCACATCATCGGCGCCAACGCTTCCGAAATCATTGCCGAAGCCGTTGTGGCGATGGAGTTCGGTGGTGCTTCCGAAGATCTGGCGCGCATCTGCCACGCTCATCCGACTCTGTCGGAGACCGTGCACGAAGCCGCTCTGGCTTGCGATAAGCGGACGCTGAACTTCTAA
- the odhB gene encoding 2-oxoglutarate dehydrogenase complex dihydrolipoyllysine-residue succinyltransferase: MSIIEVQVPQLSESVAEGTLASWKKKIGDAVARDEILIDIETDKVVLEVPSPGAGVLVEIVKADGETVVSGELIARIDTEAKAGAAAPAAEAPKAAAAAAPVAAAAAPAGTASPSARKILDEKGVAAADVAGSGRGGRVTKEDAVAAAPKAIPAAPAAKAAAISAPATAVALGDRTEQRVPMSRLRARIAERLLQSQQTNAILTTFNEVNMGPMMALRKQYGEKFEKAHGVRLGFMGFFVKAACAALQKFPILNASVDGNDIVYHGFIDIGIAVGSPRGLVVPIIRNADQMSIAEIEKKIAEFGAKAKDGKLSIEDLTGGTFSISNGGIFGSMMSTPIINPPQSAILGIHATKDRAMVENGQVVVRPMNYLAMSYDHRIIDGREAVLGLVTMKEALEDPSRLLLGV; this comes from the coding sequence ATGAGCATTATCGAAGTCCAAGTTCCCCAGCTTTCCGAGTCCGTTGCCGAAGGCACGCTCGCATCCTGGAAAAAGAAGATCGGCGATGCCGTCGCACGCGACGAAATCCTGATCGATATCGAAACCGACAAGGTTGTTCTCGAAGTTCCGTCGCCGGGCGCTGGTGTTCTCGTCGAAATCGTCAAGGCTGACGGCGAGACGGTTGTTTCTGGCGAACTGATTGCCCGCATCGATACCGAAGCCAAGGCTGGTGCCGCTGCTCCGGCTGCCGAAGCACCGAAGGCAGCCGCTGCTGCTGCGCCGGTCGCTGCTGCTGCCGCGCCTGCCGGTACGGCCAGCCCGTCGGCCCGCAAGATCCTCGACGAAAAGGGTGTTGCTGCCGCTGACGTCGCTGGTTCCGGCCGTGGCGGTCGCGTTACCAAGGAAGATGCCGTTGCTGCTGCACCGAAGGCCATCCCGGCTGCTCCGGCCGCCAAGGCCGCTGCCATCTCCGCACCGGCCACCGCCGTTGCCCTGGGTGATCGCACCGAACAGCGCGTCCCGATGTCCCGCCTACGCGCCCGTATCGCCGAGCGTCTGCTGCAATCGCAGCAGACCAACGCCATCCTGACCACGTTCAACGAAGTGAATATGGGTCCGATGATGGCGCTGCGCAAGCAGTACGGCGAGAAGTTCGAGAAGGCCCACGGCGTTCGCCTCGGCTTCATGGGTTTCTTCGTCAAGGCTGCCTGCGCCGCCCTGCAGAAGTTCCCCATCCTCAACGCCTCGGTTGATGGCAATGACATCGTCTATCACGGCTTCATCGACATCGGTATCGCTGTCGGTTCGCCGCGTGGTCTGGTCGTGCCGATCATCCGCAATGCGGACCAGATGAGCATCGCCGAAATCGAAAAGAAGATCGCCGAATTTGGCGCCAAGGCCAAGGATGGCAAGCTGTCCATCGAAGACCTGACCGGCGGCACCTTCTCGATCTCGAACGGCGGCATCTTCGGTTCCATGATGTCCACCCCGATCATCAATCCGCCGCAATCGGCCATTCTCGGCATCCACGCCACGAAGGACCGCGCCATGGTTGAGAACGGTCAAGTCGTTGTGCGTCCGATGAACTATCTGGCCATGTCCTACGATCACCGCATCATCGACGGCCGCGAAGCCGTCCTCGGTCTGGTGACCATGAAGGAAGCGCTGGAAGATCCGTCGCGTCTGCTGCTCGGCGTCTGA
- a CDS encoding 2-oxoglutarate dehydrogenase E1 component encodes MTTMNNLFDSTMYFGGNAPFVEELYENYLNDPTSVPAEWRDYFDRLAQMPGYVARDVAHAPVISAFAELAKDGGFRPAPAAGGDNKKQSAVGQMVTAYRSIGTRWADLDPLKRLARPKIDELEPSFYGFTDADLNQTFSVGSLKGLPDTAKLGDILETLKQTYCGTVGVEYMYMSDYNEKRWMQERLESIRSRPTYSADQKKRLLERLTAAETLERYLHTKYVGQKRFSLEGGESLIVSMDEAIRTGGKLGIDEVVIGMAHRGRLNVLVNTLGKAPSMLFAEFEGKKKSDLSAGDVKYHMGFSSDVSTPGGPCHLTLAFNPSHLEIVNPVVEGSVYARQVRRGEEGKSKVLPVVVHGDSAVAGQGVNQEMLNFAQTRGYGTGGTLHIVVNNQIGFTTSDPRDYRSGHYCTDIFKMADAPIFHVNGDDPEAVALVTQLAMEFRQQFKKDVVVDIICFRKLGHNEQDEPMVTQPLMYKIISKHPGTRKVYGDKLIAEGVLPADGPDQMIAQYREHLDKGELLYNPVLAGYKHANTIDWTPFLTKNYIETCDTTVPMKELKRLSKRLTTFPEGYTLHSRVKKIAEDRAAMGEGKLPVDWGMAENLAYASLLVSGYGVRISGEDVGRGTFFHRHAAFHDQNRTNWDEGTYYPLKNLQEKQAGFQCYDSVLSEEAVLAFDYGYASANPYEMVVWEGQFGDFANGAQVVIDQFIASGEAKWGRACGLVMLLPHGYEGQGPEHSSARLERYMQLCAEMNMEVCVPTTAAQVFHMLRRQGVRMQRKPLIVMTPKSLLRHKDAACSMEELATGEFKRVIGEIDDIDPKKVKRVLLCCGKVYYDLLAARREKKITDIAIVRVEQLYPFPKDSLEKELAKYPKATEVVWTQEEPRNQGAWYWIASRHHLDTQLGVKQKMLLVSRPASSSPAVGYLAKHNEQQKALVESALGKIEY; translated from the coding sequence ATGACTACGATGAATAATCTGTTCGACAGCACGATGTACTTCGGCGGCAATGCGCCGTTTGTTGAAGAGCTGTATGAAAACTACCTGAATGATCCGACCTCCGTGCCGGCCGAATGGCGCGACTATTTTGATCGCCTGGCCCAGATGCCCGGCTACGTTGCACGCGATGTGGCGCACGCCCCGGTTATTTCCGCCTTTGCCGAACTGGCCAAGGATGGCGGTTTCCGTCCGGCTCCGGCGGCCGGTGGTGACAACAAGAAGCAATCTGCGGTCGGACAGATGGTCACCGCTTATCGCTCGATCGGTACCCGTTGGGCTGACCTTGATCCGCTCAAGCGTCTGGCCCGTCCGAAAATTGATGAACTGGAGCCGTCTTTTTACGGCTTCACCGATGCCGACCTGAACCAGACGTTCAGCGTCGGTTCGCTTAAAGGTCTGCCGGATACCGCCAAGCTCGGCGACATCCTCGAAACCCTGAAGCAGACCTATTGCGGCACCGTCGGCGTCGAGTACATGTACATGTCCGACTACAACGAAAAGCGCTGGATGCAGGAACGCCTCGAGAGCATCCGTTCGCGTCCGACCTACAGCGCCGACCAGAAGAAGCGTCTGCTTGAGCGTCTGACGGCTGCCGAGACCCTCGAACGCTACCTGCATACCAAGTACGTCGGCCAGAAGCGCTTCTCGCTCGAAGGCGGCGAGTCGCTGATCGTCTCCATGGACGAAGCGATCCGTACCGGCGGCAAGCTGGGTATCGATGAAGTCGTCATCGGCATGGCCCACCGCGGTCGTCTCAACGTCCTCGTCAATACGCTGGGCAAGGCCCCGTCCATGCTCTTCGCTGAATTTGAAGGCAAGAAGAAGAGCGACCTGTCGGCCGGCGACGTCAAGTACCACATGGGCTTCTCGTCCGACGTGTCCACCCCGGGAGGCCCGTGCCACCTGACGCTGGCGTTCAACCCGTCGCACCTCGAAATCGTCAACCCGGTGGTCGAAGGCTCGGTCTATGCCCGCCAGGTTCGTCGTGGCGAAGAAGGCAAGTCAAAGGTGTTGCCGGTCGTTGTGCATGGCGACTCCGCCGTGGCCGGCCAGGGCGTCAACCAGGAAATGCTCAACTTCGCTCAGACGCGTGGTTACGGCACGGGCGGCACGCTGCACATCGTCGTCAACAACCAGATCGGTTTCACCACCAGCGACCCGCGCGACTACCGCTCCGGCCACTACTGCACCGATATTTTCAAGATGGCCGATGCGCCGATCTTCCACGTCAACGGTGATGATCCGGAAGCTGTTGCGCTGGTTACCCAACTGGCCATGGAGTTCCGTCAGCAGTTCAAGAAGGATGTCGTCGTCGACATCATCTGTTTCCGCAAGCTCGGCCACAACGAGCAGGACGAGCCGATGGTCACCCAGCCGCTGATGTACAAGATCATCAGCAAGCATCCGGGTACCCGCAAGGTTTACGGCGACAAGCTGATTGCCGAAGGCGTTCTGCCGGCTGATGGCCCGGATCAGATGATCGCCCAGTACCGCGAGCATCTGGACAAGGGCGAACTGCTCTACAACCCGGTGCTGGCTGGCTACAAGCATGCCAATACCATCGACTGGACGCCGTTCCTGACCAAGAACTACATCGAGACCTGCGATACCACGGTGCCGATGAAGGAACTCAAGCGCCTGTCGAAGCGTCTGACGACGTTCCCGGAAGGCTACACGCTCCATTCCCGCGTCAAGAAGATTGCCGAAGATCGTGCTGCCATGGGCGAAGGCAAGCTGCCGGTCGACTGGGGTATGGCCGAGAACCTGGCTTACGCCTCGCTGCTGGTTTCCGGCTATGGTGTGCGCATCTCCGGTGAGGACGTTGGTCGCGGTACCTTCTTCCACCGCCATGCTGCTTTCCATGACCAGAACCGGACGAACTGGGACGAGGGTACCTATTACCCGCTGAAGAACCTGCAGGAAAAACAGGCTGGCTTCCAGTGCTACGACTCCGTGCTGTCCGAAGAAGCAGTGCTCGCTTTCGACTACGGCTACGCCTCGGCCAATCCGTATGAAATGGTGGTCTGGGAAGGTCAGTTCGGCGACTTCGCCAACGGCGCCCAGGTTGTCATCGACCAGTTCATCGCCTCGGGCGAAGCCAAGTGGGGCCGTGCCTGCGGTCTCGTCATGCTGCTGCCGCATGGCTACGAAGGCCAGGGTCCGGAACACTCTTCCGCCCGCCTCGAACGCTACATGCAGCTGTGTGCCGAAATGAACATGGAAGTCTGCGTGCCGACCACGGCCGCCCAGGTCTTCCACATGCTGCGCCGTCAGGGCGTGCGCATGCAGCGCAAGCCGCTGATCGTCATGACGCCGAAGTCGTTGCTCCGTCACAAGGATGCTGCCTGCAGCATGGAAGAGCTGGCCACGGGCGAATTCAAGCGCGTCATTGGCGAAATCGACGACATCGATCCGAAGAAGGTCAAGCGCGTACTCCTCTGCTGTGGCAAGGTTTACTATGACCTGCTGGCTGCCCGTCGGGAAAAGAAGATCACCGACATCGCCATCGTTCGCGTCGAACAGCTGTACCCCTTCCCGAAGGATTCCCTCGAGAAGGAACTGGCCAAGTATCCGAAGGCAACCGAAGTTGTCTGGACCCAGGAAGAGCCGCGCAATCAGGGCGCCTGGTACTGGATTGCCTCGCGTCACCATCTGGATACCCAGCTGGGCGTCAAACAGAAGATGTTGCTGGTCTCGCGTCCGGCCTCTTCGTCACCGGCGGTTGGCTATCTGGCCAAGCACAATGAGCAACAAAAGGCACTGGTCGAGTCCGCACTGGGCAAGATCGAGTACTGA
- the gltA gene encoding citrate synthase produces MTTERKAILNIDGQAPVEFQIMTPTHGNDCVDIRTLGAKTGLFTYDSGFLSTASCKSTVTFIDGDKGELLYRGYPIEQLAENCNFLEVTYLLKNGELPNAKQKSTFENTIKNHTMVHEQLTKFYSGFRRDAHPMAVMTGVVGALSAFYHDAMDFSDAEHRNVSFNRLVAKMPTIVAMAYKYNTGAPFMYPDNELDYTANFMRMMFGNPCEKYKPNPVLVNALDTIFTLHADHEQNASTSTVRLAGSSGANPFACIAAGIACLWGPAHGGANEACLQMLEQIGDVSKVGEYINRAKDKNDSFKLMGFGHRVYKNFDPRAKLMRKVCFDVLSELGLQNDRLFKLAMELEKIALEDPYFVEKKLYPNVDFYSGIVQKAIGIPTEMFTCIFALARTVGWMTQWEEMITDPEYKIGRPRQLYMGAARRDVMPLAQRG; encoded by the coding sequence ATGACGACTGAACGCAAGGCAATTTTGAACATCGATGGACAGGCTCCCGTCGAATTCCAGATCATGACTCCGACGCACGGCAACGACTGCGTCGATATCCGTACCCTTGGTGCCAAGACCGGACTGTTCACCTATGACTCCGGCTTCCTTTCCACCGCCAGCTGCAAATCGACGGTTACCTTCATCGACGGCGACAAGGGCGAACTGCTCTACCGTGGCTACCCGATCGAGCAACTGGCTGAGAACTGCAACTTCCTCGAAGTGACCTATCTGCTGAAGAACGGCGAACTGCCGAACGCCAAGCAAAAGTCCACTTTCGAAAACACCATCAAGAACCACACGATGGTGCATGAGCAACTGACCAAGTTCTACTCCGGCTTCCGTCGCGATGCCCACCCGATGGCCGTCATGACTGGCGTCGTTGGTGCTCTGTCGGCCTTCTACCACGATGCCATGGACTTCTCCGATGCCGAGCACCGGAACGTCAGCTTCAACCGCCTCGTCGCCAAGATGCCGACCATCGTCGCCATGGCCTACAAGTACAACACCGGTGCGCCGTTCATGTATCCGGACAACGAACTGGATTACACCGCCAACTTCATGCGCATGATGTTCGGTAATCCGTGCGAGAAGTACAAGCCGAACCCGGTTCTGGTCAATGCGCTGGACACCATCTTCACGCTGCATGCCGATCATGAGCAGAACGCCTCGACCTCGACCGTCCGTCTGGCCGGTTCGTCGGGTGCCAATCCCTTCGCCTGTATCGCCGCCGGTATCGCCTGTCTGTGGGGCCCGGCGCACGGCGGTGCGAACGAAGCCTGCCTGCAGATGCTCGAGCAGATCGGTGACGTGTCCAAGGTCGGTGAATACATCAACCGCGCCAAGGACAAGAACGATTCCTTCAAGCTGATGGGCTTCGGTCACCGCGTCTACAAGAACTTCGACCCGCGCGCCAAGCTCATGCGCAAGGTCTGTTTCGATGTCCTGTCTGAACTCGGCCTGCAAAACGACCGCCTGTTCAAGCTGGCCATGGAACTCGAAAAGATCGCCCTGGAAGATCCGTACTTCGTCGAGAAGAAGCTCTACCCGAACGTCGACTTCTACTCCGGTATCGTGCAGAAGGCCATTGGCATTCCGACCGAAATGTTCACCTGTATCTTCGCGCTGGCCCGTACGGTTGGCTGGATGACGCAGTGGGAAGAAATGATCACCGATCCGGAATACAAGATCGGTCGTCCGCGCCAGCTCTACATGGGCGCCGCTCGACGCGACGTCATGCCGCTTGCCCAACGCGGCTAA
- a CDS encoding succinate dehydrogenase assembly factor 2, producing MERADYERLRWRCIRRALLELDITLTRFLDGGEFEKLNDEQQQAFVALADMEDYDLWDLLTGKAEIDDPRLAQMVALIRSKS from the coding sequence ATGGAAAGAGCGGACTACGAACGTCTGCGCTGGCGTTGTATTCGTCGTGCGCTGCTCGAACTCGATATCACCCTGACGCGTTTTCTTGATGGTGGCGAGTTTGAGAAGCTAAACGATGAACAGCAACAGGCGTTCGTGGCGCTTGCCGACATGGAGGATTACGATCTCTGGGACTTGCTGACCGGCAAGGCCGAGATCGATGATCCTCGCTTGGCGCAGATGGTCGCGCTGATTCGTAGTAAGAGTTGA
- a CDS encoding succinate dehydrogenase iron-sulfur subunit: MSKRMVQFSIYRYDPDKDDAPYMQDISVELEPTDRKLLDALTKLKAKDDAISYRRSCREGVCGSDAMNINGKNGLACLTDIDSLKQPIVLRPLPGLPVIRDLIVDMTQFFKQYHSIKPYLINNDPAPERERLQSPEDREELNGLYECILCACCSTSCPSFWWNPDKFVGPAGLLAAYRFIADTRDQATNERLDNLEDPYRLFRCHSIMNCVDVCPKGLNPTKAIGKIKDMMVRRAV, translated from the coding sequence ATGAGCAAACGCATGGTTCAATTCAGTATCTATCGCTACGATCCGGACAAGGACGACGCGCCGTACATGCAGGACATCTCGGTCGAACTCGAACCGACTGACCGCAAGCTGCTCGACGCGCTGACCAAGCTCAAGGCCAAGGACGACGCGATCTCCTATCGCCGCTCCTGTCGCGAAGGTGTTTGTGGCTCCGATGCCATGAACATCAACGGCAAGAACGGTCTGGCCTGTCTGACCGATATCGACAGCCTCAAGCAGCCCATCGTCCTGCGTCCGCTGCCGGGCCTGCCGGTCATTCGCGACCTGATCGTCGACATGACCCAGTTCTTCAAGCAGTATCACTCGATCAAGCCCTACCTCATCAACAATGATCCGGCTCCGGAGCGCGAGCGCCTCCAGTCGCCAGAGGATCGTGAAGAGCTGAACGGTCTGTACGAGTGCATCCTGTGCGCCTGCTGCTCGACCTCTTGCCCGTCGTTCTGGTGGAACCCGGACAAGTTCGTCGGCCCGGCCGGCCTGCTCGCCGCTTACCGCTTCATCGCCGACACGCGCGACCAGGCGACCAACGAGCGTCTCGACAATCTCGAAGACCCGTATCGTCTGTTCCGTTGCCACTCCATCATGAACTGTGTTGACGTGTGCCCGAAGGGTCTGAACCCGACCAAGGCCATTGGCAAGATCAAGGACATGATGGTCCGTCGCGCCGTCTGA
- the sdhA gene encoding succinate dehydrogenase flavoprotein subunit produces the protein MSIPVLKFDAVIVGAGGAGLRSAIQLSEAGLKTAVLSKVFPTRSHTVAAQGGVAASLGNSEEDHWTWHMYDTVKGSDWLGDQDAIEFMCKKANEVVVELEHYGMPFDRTDDGKIYQRPFGGHMSNFGEKPVRRSCAAADRTGHAMLHAMYQRNVKANTQFFVEWMALDLIRDEEGHVLGVTAMEMETGQIVIFHARATIFATGGAGRIFYSSTNAFINTGDGLGMAARAGIPLEDMEFWQFHPTGVAGAGVLITEGVRGEGGILRNSSKERFMERYAPNAKDLASRDVVSRAMATEIKEGRGCGVNKDYVLLDITHLDPATIMKRLPGIHEIGLQFAGVDCLKEPLPVVPTCHYQMGGIPTHYSGRVVMPKDGDMSSIVPGFYAGGECACASVHGANRLGTNSLLDLLVFGKSAGDSAVEDLKAGRAHRELPKDVADKTLARISALDNRKGGANVHETRLAMQRTMQDHAGVFRFGDMLKQGVEKILEVEKAARNLEIKDKSMAWNTARTEALEMENLIEVAKATMISAEARKESRGAHVRDDAPDTAEFPNGRNDKEWLKHTLFSPVDNSITYKPVNMQPLTVEPVALKTRSY, from the coding sequence GTGAGTATTCCTGTTCTCAAGTTTGATGCGGTGATCGTTGGCGCCGGTGGTGCCGGTCTGCGTTCCGCCATTCAATTGTCCGAGGCTGGTCTGAAGACCGCCGTCCTGTCCAAGGTTTTCCCGACCCGTTCGCACACCGTTGCGGCGCAGGGTGGGGTGGCCGCTTCGCTCGGTAACTCCGAGGAAGATCACTGGACGTGGCACATGTACGATACCGTCAAGGGCTCCGACTGGCTCGGCGACCAGGACGCGATCGAATTCATGTGCAAGAAGGCCAACGAAGTCGTTGTTGAGCTCGAACACTACGGCATGCCTTTCGACCGGACCGATGACGGCAAGATCTATCAGCGTCCGTTCGGCGGCCACATGTCCAACTTCGGCGAAAAGCCGGTGCGTCGCTCCTGTGCTGCCGCTGACCGTACCGGTCACGCCATGCTGCACGCGATGTATCAGCGCAACGTCAAGGCCAACACCCAGTTCTTCGTGGAATGGATGGCCCTTGACCTGATCCGCGACGAAGAAGGTCATGTCCTCGGCGTCACCGCCATGGAAATGGAAACCGGCCAGATCGTGATCTTCCACGCTCGTGCCACCATTTTCGCCACCGGTGGTGCTGGCCGTATCTTCTACTCTTCGACCAACGCCTTCATCAATACCGGTGACGGCCTGGGCATGGCGGCGCGTGCCGGCATCCCGCTCGAAGACATGGAATTCTGGCAGTTCCACCCGACCGGCGTGGCCGGTGCGGGCGTGCTGATTACCGAAGGCGTGCGCGGCGAAGGCGGCATCCTGCGGAACTCCAGCAAGGAGCGCTTCATGGAGCGTTACGCCCCGAACGCCAAGGATCTCGCGTCGCGTGACGTGGTTTCCCGCGCCATGGCGACTGAAATCAAGGAAGGCCGCGGTTGTGGCGTCAACAAGGACTACGTCCTGCTCGACATCACCCACCTCGACCCCGCCACCATCATGAAGCGCCTGCCCGGCATTCACGAAATCGGCCTGCAGTTCGCCGGTGTCGATTGCCTGAAAGAGCCGCTGCCGGTCGTCCCGACCTGCCACTACCAGATGGGCGGTATCCCGACCCATTACTCCGGTCGTGTCGTGATGCCCAAGGATGGCGACATGAGCAGCATCGTTCCCGGCTTCTACGCTGGTGGCGAATGTGCTTGCGCTTCGGTGCACGGTGCCAACCGTCTCGGTACCAACTCGCTGCTCGACCTGCTGGTCTTCGGCAAGTCGGCCGGTGACTCGGCGGTCGAAGATCTCAAGGCCGGCCGCGCTCATCGCGAACTGCCGAAGGATGTTGCCGACAAGACCCTGGCCCGTATCTCTGCACTGGACAACCGCAAGGGTGGTGCCAATGTGCACGAAACCCGTCTTGCCATGCAGCGCACCATGCAGGATCACGCTGGTGTGTTCCGTTTCGGCGACATGCTCAAGCAGGGCGTCGAGAAGATCCTCGAAGTCGAGAAGGCAGCCCGCAATCTCGAAATCAAGGACAAGTCGATGGCCTGGAATACGGCCCGGACCGAAGCTCTCGAGATGGAAAACCTGATCGAAGTCGCCAAGGCCACGATGATCTCCGCCGAAGCCCGCAAGGAGTCCCGCGGTGCCCACGTGCGCGACGATGCGCCGGATACCGCCGAGTTCCCGAACGGCCGTAACGACAAGGAATGGCTGAAGCACACGCTGTTCTCGCCGGTCGACAACTCGATCACCTACAAGCCGGTGAACATGCAACCCCTGACCGTCGAGCCTGTTGCGCTCAAGACGCGCTCGTACTAA